A region of Pseudomonadota bacterium DNA encodes the following proteins:
- the gshB gene encoding glutathione synthase, with protein MHIVVIMDPPSSVVVAEDTSFALLLEAQAREHRIDHCLLHELFLRDGRLWAHARPARMLPEAICPIELGIEQQVCLHDVDAVLIRSDPPFDSAYLWATLMLERLRGQTLVVNDPRGLREANEKLYACWFPELMPETLVTSHSHEIRRFVRDVGGRAVIKPLHGKGGEGVMALFDGDLNQGAIVEATTDSGRRLAIVQRYLPEVTRGDKRILVLDGEPLGVIARVPQQGELRANIHVGATVVRASLEAADRRIVDSLAPRLRQDGLSFVGLDVIGGRLTEVNVTSPTGIVQMSRLSGSNLPARVMDWLEAACA; from the coding sequence ATGCACATCGTCGTCATCATGGACCCTCCGAGCAGCGTGGTCGTGGCCGAGGACACCAGTTTCGCGCTGTTGCTCGAGGCGCAGGCACGCGAGCATCGGATCGATCACTGCCTGCTGCACGAGCTGTTTTTGCGCGATGGCAGGCTGTGGGCGCACGCCAGGCCGGCCCGCATGCTGCCCGAGGCCATCTGCCCCATCGAGCTCGGCATCGAGCAACAGGTTTGTCTGCACGACGTGGACGCGGTGCTGATCCGCAGCGACCCCCCGTTCGACTCGGCCTATCTGTGGGCCACGCTGATGCTCGAACGGCTACGCGGCCAAACGCTGGTGGTCAACGATCCGCGCGGCCTGCGCGAAGCCAACGAGAAGCTGTACGCGTGCTGGTTTCCCGAGCTCATGCCCGAGACCTTGGTCACCAGCCACTCCCACGAGATCCGGCGTTTTGTACGTGACGTCGGGGGCCGTGCGGTGATCAAGCCGCTGCATGGCAAGGGCGGCGAAGGCGTGATGGCCCTGTTCGATGGCGATCTCAATCAGGGAGCTATCGTCGAGGCCACAACGGACAGCGGCCGGCGCCTGGCCATCGTGCAGCGCTACTTGCCCGAAGTGACCCGGGGCGACAAGCGCATCCTTGTGCTCGACGGCGAACCGCTCGGCGTGATCGCCCGGGTGCCCCAGCAGGGCGAGCTGCGCGCCAACATCCATGTGGGCGCAACCGTCGTCCGAGCGAGCCTGGAGGCTGCGGATCGGCGCATCGTCGACAGCCTCGCCCCGCGTCTGCGGCAGGATGGGCTCTCGTTCGTAGGGCTCGACGTGATCGGCGGCCGGCTGACGGAGGTCAACGTCACCAGCCCCACCGGAATTGTGCAGATGTCCAGGCTGAGCGGCAGCAACCTGCCCGCGCGGGTGATGGACTGGCTCGAGGCTGCCTGCGCCTGA